The following coding sequences lie in one Rutidosis leptorrhynchoides isolate AG116_Rl617_1_P2 chromosome 4, CSIRO_AGI_Rlap_v1, whole genome shotgun sequence genomic window:
- the LOC139841460 gene encoding uncharacterized protein: protein MSEDNSHTRNSEISELTSQLAKLIQANVESQAHRLPDSLKINLSLNNTNFSLWSRMMKVAIGGKSDALLKHLTDDPPEVTSNKWNQEDLVVFSWIIQKIEPQIASNLTQFPITKTLWNALVTTYSVGKDKLQTFDLHVRANNIKQEGKPLEELWLKMQGIWGEIEMRDPNPMEHPSDIVKYNNLRSEQKLFQFLNALDQKHDNIKREILRLDPLPTVESAYAAIHKETAHQTIFGTKTEAPTHSGIATGLVASKTKEHDGHGLISKKQSRSDYSQLSRDKDKLECGKCGMKRHTKEQCFKVIGYPEWWNDGHTKGKASMVTVAVATGGNLEANNSGASATGSFGLLAAEQLGGGNLGCLSDQKMGVSVSYTNVVSNKTKNNEWIIDSGATDTMTFDETDIYLQSKPNKYKIKTDIRTGEIIGRGTERDGLYYVDEVTHDGTTMLAHGTINRQAWLWHRRLGHPSAGYLSILFPSLFSHNKTFECETCILAKSHQNSFKPSNTKTERPFSLVHSDVWGPARGEIEPNHTVSWLDIPSSEKVTHATEPQSTPSFSTNDLPHEEVSTESLETNTTNRENEDVSVQESATESEEHVEQPTEQTQQQYNLPPIVNRGIPPKRFSPEREPRRSRYPMADIAKGNLSTEAKQFTSALYSEEIPTSVEQALKSTNWRKAMEEEIKALQTNNTWEKCTLPESKKPVGCRWVFTIKHKSDGTIERYKARLVAKWYTQTYGVNYSETFSPVAKIDTIRVLFSVAANKDLPLHQFDVKNAFLHGELKEEVYMEGPPGFSSNFKAREVCRLKKSLYRLKQSPRAWFGRFTLAMKNYGFKQSNSDHTLFLKQRNNLITCLIIYVENMIITGNDQEEIANLKLNLFKEFEMKDLGRLKYFLEIKVLRSQQGIFICQNKYILAETGLVDCKPAESPMIPNKRLYIEEKGNPADQSQYQRIVEKLIYLTHTRPDIAHVVGVVSQFMHQPQKHHMDAVWRIIKYLKGTVGDGVLFKRNHHLETQIFTDAGYRGEKGDRKSTAGYFALVGGNLVTWRSKKQKVVALSSAEAEYRGIDRGVTEALWIKKLLTEIGFPPQNPIKIMCDNEAAIAILENPVQHDRTKHIEIDRYFIKEKLEAEIISLPFVRSEDQLADILTKSVNGISFHELLVKLNNGNPTIQRAGEC, encoded by the exons ATGTCAGAAGACAACAGCCATACTCGTAACAGTGAAATCAGTGAATTAACTAGCCAATTGGCAAAGTTAATTCAAGCAAACGTGGAATCACAAGCACACAGGCTTCCAGATTCCTTGAAAATCAATTTAAGCCTCAATAACACAAACTTTTCTTTATGGTCAAGGATGATGAAGGTTGCAATCGGAGGCAAATCCGATGCCCTCCTTAAGCATCTGACCGATGATCCACCAGAAGTCACAAGCAACAAATGGAACCAAGAAGACCTGGTTGTGTTCTCTTGGATTATCCAGAAGATAGAGCCACAAATTGCAAGCAACCTGACCCAATTCCCAATTACAAAAACGCTATGGAATGCACTCGTCACAACATACAGTGTAGGCAAAGACAAGCTGCAAACCTTTGATCTGCACGTTAGAGCAAACAACATCAAACAAGAAGGTAAACCTTTGGAAGAATTATGGTTAAAAATGCAAGGGATTTGGGGTGAAATCGAAATGAGGGATCCAAATCCCATGGAACACCCTAGTGATATTGTCAAATACAACAACCTTAGATCAGAACAAAAATTGTTCCAATTTTTAAATGCTTTAGACCAGAAACATGACAATATCAAAAGGGAAATTCTGAGATTAGATCCCTTACCAACCGTTGAAAGTGCATATGCTGCAATTCATAAAGAAACTGCACATCAAACTATCTTTGGTACTAAGACCGAAGCTCCTACCCACTCCGGCATCGCGACCGGCCTTGTAGCATCAAAAACAAAAGAACACGATGGCCATGGTCTCATCTCAAAGAAACAAAGCCGATCAGATTACTCACAGTTATCTCGAGACAAAGATAAACTTGAGTGCGGTAAGTGTGGAATGAAAAGACACACAAAAGAACAATGCTTTAAGGTAATCGGATACCCGGAGTGGTGGAACGACGGTCATACGAAGGGTAAAGCTTCGATGGTGACGGTAGCTGTAGCAACCGGAGGTAACCTTGAGGCTAACAACTCCGGTGCATCTGCAACAGGCAGTTTTGGATTACTTGCGGCGGAACAACTAGGTGGAGGTAATTTAGGGTGTTTATCGGACCAAAAAATGGGTGTAAG TGTTTCGTACACTAACGTTGTTTCAAATAAAACAAAAAATAACGAGTGGATTATTGATAGTGGTGCAACGGATACCATGACATTCGATGAAACCGACatttatttacaatcaaaacccaacaaatataaaattaaaacg GATATCAGAACGGGGGAGATAATTGGTCGTGGTACTGAACGAGATGGATTGTACTATGTGGATGAAGTCACTCATGATGGTACTACTATGCTAGCTCATGGAACCATTAATAGGCAAGCATGGTTATGGCATAGACGTCTTGGTCACCCGTCTGCTGGTTACTTAAGCAttttatttcctagtttattttcaCATAATAAAACTTTTGAGTGTGAAACTTGTATCTTGGCTAAAAGCCATCAAAACTCTTTTAAACCAAGTAATACAAAAACTGAACGGCCGTTTTCCTTAGTTCACTCTGATGTATGGGGGCCCGCAAGG GGGGAGATTGAACCTAACCACACTGTGAGTTGGCTAGATATACCATCATCAGAAAAAGTGACTCATGCCACCGAACCACAAAGTACTCCATCTTTCAGTACTAACGATCTTCCCCATGAAGAGGTAAGCACGGAATCTCTTGAAACTAATACTACTAACCGTGAAAATGAAGATGTGTCAGTACAGGAAAGTGCCACAG AATCCGAAGAACATGTTGAACAGCCAACAGAACAAACTCAACAACAATACAATCTTCCTCCGATAGTTAACCGAGGAATCCCACCAAAAAGGTTCTCCCCTGAAAGGGAGCCCCGCAGATCAAGATATCCTATGGCAGACATTGCCAAAGGAAATTTATCAACAGAAGCTAAACAGTTTACTTCCGCATTATACTCTGAAGAAATTCCAACCTCGGTAGAGCAGGCTCTGAAATCTACCAACTGGAGAAAAGCGATGGAGGAAGAGATAAAAGCCCTTCAAACAAACAATACATGGGAAAAATGCACCCTTCCAGAGTCAAAGAAACCAGTTGGATGTCGATGGGTATTCACAATCAAACACAAATCAGACGGTACTATTGAGAGATACAAAGCTCGATTGGTGGCCAAATGGTACACTCAAACCTATGGTGTTAACTACTCTGAGACTTTTTCACCAGTAGCCAAAATCGACACCATCAGGGTACTCTTTTCAGTTGCTGCAAATAAAGATTTGCCACTTCATCAGTTCGACGTTAAAAACGCTTTTCTTCACGGAGAACTCAAAGAAGAAGTTTACATGGAAGGACCTCCCGGTTTCTCATCAAACTTCAAAGCAAGGGAAGTTTGTCGTCTTAAAAAATCTCTTTATAGGTTAAAACAATCCCCTCGGGCGTGGTTTGGGCGTTTTACTTTAGCAATGAAAAATTATGGCTTTAAACAAAGTAACTCCGATCACACGTTATTTTTAAAACAAAGAAACAATTTAATTACATGTCTTATTATATATGTAGAAAATATGATCATTACAGGGAATGATCAAGAAGAAATTGCAAACCTAAAATTAAATttgtttaaagaatttgaaatgaaagacctaGGGAGACTCAAAtattttttggagattaaagtcttacgatcccaacagggaatcTTTATTTGTCAAAATAAATACATCCTTGCTGAAACAGGATTGGTCGATTGCAAACCAGCTGAAAGTCCTATGATCCCGAATAAAAGGCTTTACATAGAGGAAAAAGGCAATCCAGCTGATCAAAGCCAGTATCAAAGAATCGTAGAAAAACTCATATATCTCACTCACACTCGTCCAGATATAGCACATGTTGTAGGGGTTGTCAGTCAGTTCATGCACCAACCTCAAAAACATCATATGGACGCAGTATGGAGAATTATCAAATATCTAAAAGGAACCGTTGGGGATGGAGTTTTGTTCAAAAGGAATCATCACTTGGAAACTCAAATATTTACCGATGCAGGTTATAGAGGAGAGAAAGGAGATAGGAAATCTACTGCAGGGTACTTTGCCCTAGTAGGAGGAAATTTAGTCACCTGGAGAAGTAAAAAACAAAAGGTAGTTGCCCTCTCTAGTGCTGAAGCAGAATATAGGGGAATTGATAGAGGCGTAACTGAGGCATTATGGATCAAGAAACTTCTAACAGAAATTGGTTTTCCTCCCCAAAATCCCATCAAGATCATGTGTGACAATGAAGCTGCAATCGCAATTTTAGAAAATCCAGTCCAgcatgaccgaaccaaacacattgaaATAGATCGGTACTTCATCAAAGAAAAACTCGAAGCAGAAATAATCTCCCTTCCATTCGTCAGATCCGAAGATCAACTCGCAGATATCCTAACAAAATCAGTCAACGGAATATCGTTTCACGAATTACTCGTCAAGTTGAACAATGGGAATCCCACTATTCAAcgtgcgggggagtgttag